A section of the Virgibacillus sp. NKC19-3 genome encodes:
- a CDS encoding quinone oxidoreductase family protein gives MKAAVLHKVGGVPCYEEFADPYPNKDEILIHVRAATLENVDRMIAKGEHFASQQFLSALPSIIGLRGVGEQSDGKLVGFSGAKAPYGAMAEKVVVSKEFTVPIPDGVNAETAAALPSAALTSLFPLKWGVNMKPGATVLINGATGVAGKLAVQIAKLLGAGRVIGTGRNKKSLKRIKELGADTIIDLKQSEEDLSTSFKQEIEEGIDIILDFLWGYPTEKLIKALVPQEINLNGQRTQLVQIGEKAGPDLTLPADALRTSGLEISGGASGITQEAITVGTQLVWNWIKEDKLHMDMEIVPLQDIENVWKRADFQGKRIIVIP, from the coding sequence ATGAAGGCAGCAGTATTACACAAAGTCGGAGGAGTTCCATGTTACGAAGAATTCGCAGATCCGTATCCAAACAAGGATGAAATTTTGATTCATGTGAGAGCAGCAACACTTGAAAATGTTGATCGAATGATTGCAAAAGGGGAACATTTTGCAAGTCAACAATTTTTATCTGCATTACCGTCCATCATTGGACTTAGGGGAGTAGGTGAGCAGTCAGATGGCAAATTAGTTGGATTCTCAGGAGCCAAAGCCCCATATGGTGCCATGGCCGAAAAAGTAGTTGTCTCCAAAGAATTCACTGTTCCGATTCCTGATGGGGTTAACGCGGAAACAGCAGCTGCACTTCCGTCTGCGGCGCTGACATCCCTTTTTCCACTTAAATGGGGAGTAAATATGAAACCTGGTGCAACTGTACTTATAAATGGTGCAACTGGTGTTGCCGGAAAGCTTGCCGTCCAGATCGCTAAATTGCTCGGAGCAGGACGTGTTATTGGTACTGGTCGTAACAAGAAATCTTTAAAACGAATCAAGGAGCTTGGGGCAGACACAATTATCGATCTTAAACAGTCTGAAGAAGATTTATCCACCTCCTTCAAACAGGAGATAGAAGAGGGAATCGACATCATTTTAGATTTTTTATGGGGATATCCGACAGAAAAACTCATAAAAGCGTTAGTTCCACAAGAAATAAATTTAAATGGGCAACGAACCCAGCTTGTCCAAATAGGAGAGAAAGCTGGACCAGATCTTACGCTTCCCGCAGATGCCTTGAGAACGTCAGGGCTTGAAATATCTGGTGGGGCTTCGGGAATAACTCAAGAAGCTATTACAGTGGGAACGCAATTAGTATGGAATTGGATAAAAGAAGATAAGCTTCATATGGATATGGAGATTGTTCCACTACAAGATATTGAAAACGTTTGGAAACGTGCAGACTTTCAAGGAAAAAGAATAATAGTTATTCCTTAA
- a CDS encoding GIY-YIG nuclease family protein, with translation MKPIHYTVGKSDTRYAIKTWLPEDIEAVTIGKLGQFHFPKGYYVYVGSAKRNIRSRVDRHLQVDKKKRWHIDYLRPYLQIQAVQTYSGVEGECELFQRLVQENGGTMPVKGFGSSDCRCFSHLFYSDEEVMLN, from the coding sequence ATGAAGCCTATCCATTATACTGTGGGGAAATCGGATACACGTTATGCGATAAAAACATGGCTTCCAGAGGATATAGAGGCTGTTACTATCGGAAAGCTGGGGCAATTTCACTTTCCAAAAGGATATTATGTATACGTAGGAAGTGCAAAGCGGAATATTCGCTCGAGAGTGGATAGACATCTTCAGGTGGATAAAAAGAAACGCTGGCATATCGATTACTTACGCCCCTACCTGCAAATTCAGGCTGTGCAAACGTATTCTGGTGTGGAAGGGGAATGTGAGCTTTTTCAACGTCTGGTTCAGGAAAATGGGGGAACCATGCCGGTGAAAGGCTTCGGATCTTCAGATTGCAGGTGTTTTTCGCATTTGTTTTATTCAGATGAGGAAGTGATGTTGAATTAG
- a CDS encoding LysR family transcriptional regulator, with amino-acid sequence MDYQQLNYFKTIAEIQHFTYAAEKLFISQPTLSRSIAKLEKEIGVPLFERNGRKIKLNPYGEIFYKKAVNALQEINEGKQEILDLVNPEYGRVSIGFLKSLGSSLFPTYINTFHKEFPNVNFQFFQNPSDIMLDQLENGEIDFCISAITDDRENIKWEHLRSEEIFAFVSVDHKLANFKTIHLTDLADEKFIALKKGYSLRPITDHFFRQAGVQPNITFEGDDTITIMGLVGANLGVSLLPKIQGFYLDNVKCLKVTEPKCERPIGLAWNSKRYLSPVAKRFQQFLLNH; translated from the coding sequence ATGGACTATCAACAGTTAAATTACTTCAAAACGATTGCAGAGATACAGCATTTCACTTATGCTGCTGAGAAACTTTTTATTTCCCAACCTACCCTAAGCCGTTCGATAGCCAAATTGGAAAAGGAAATTGGCGTTCCCTTATTTGAGAGAAATGGGCGGAAGATAAAGCTTAATCCGTATGGTGAAATTTTTTATAAAAAAGCAGTAAACGCCCTTCAGGAAATTAACGAGGGGAAACAAGAAATTCTAGACTTAGTTAATCCAGAATATGGGAGAGTTTCTATTGGTTTCTTAAAATCACTTGGTTCTTCCTTGTTTCCAACCTATATTAATACGTTTCACAAAGAATTCCCAAACGTGAATTTTCAGTTTTTCCAAAACCCATCGGATATAATGCTGGATCAATTAGAAAATGGGGAAATTGATTTCTGTATATCTGCTATTACTGATGATAGAGAGAATATTAAATGGGAGCATTTACGGTCTGAAGAAATATTTGCTTTCGTTTCGGTTGATCATAAGCTTGCGAATTTTAAAACCATTCATCTTACCGACCTTGCTGATGAAAAGTTTATTGCGCTTAAAAAAGGATATAGTTTAAGGCCTATTACAGATCATTTCTTTAGGCAAGCAGGGGTTCAACCCAATATTACGTTTGAAGGAGATGATACAATTACCATTATGGGCCTTGTCGGAGCAAATCTAGGGGTATCTTTACTACCGAAGATCCAAGGATTTTATTTAGATAACGTGAAATGTTTAAAGGTTACTGAGCCAAAATGTGAAAGACCCATAGGCTTAGCATGGAATAGTAAAAGGTATCTCTCTCCTGTAGCAAAGCGTTTCCAACAATTCTTATTAAATCACTAA
- a CDS encoding enoyl-CoA hydratase-related protein: MKSVNEKDVYLEINESVANIVFNRPEKRNAINYDMWRAIPHLIDQCEKNSDVKVILFSSNHEAAFSAGADISEFNDLRSTVEGAKKYTELTLKAEKAIMEVRKPTIAMVSGYCVGGGCEIALACDFRFSDENGMFGITPAKLGIVYSTPGTKNLVDLVGPSKTKDILYTGRLLEAKEALEIGLIDRIYPKKTIRTEVLKYANVICNNARISIEGSKQVVRNVLRGADEDSQDIMDLMNQSFVSNEYKEGVTAFLEKRKPSFK, translated from the coding sequence TTGAAAAGTGTAAATGAGAAGGATGTGTATTTAGAAATAAATGAAAGCGTTGCCAACATTGTGTTTAATCGACCCGAAAAAAGAAATGCCATAAATTATGATATGTGGCGTGCAATTCCCCATCTCATCGATCAATGCGAAAAAAATTCAGATGTAAAAGTTATCCTTTTTTCAAGTAATCATGAAGCGGCATTTTCTGCGGGAGCCGATATAAGTGAATTCAATGACTTAAGAAGTACGGTAGAAGGGGCGAAAAAATATACGGAACTGACATTAAAAGCAGAAAAGGCAATTATGGAGGTTCGTAAACCAACTATAGCCATGGTGAGCGGATATTGCGTTGGAGGTGGATGCGAAATAGCGCTGGCTTGTGACTTTCGTTTTTCAGATGAGAATGGAATGTTCGGTATCACACCAGCAAAACTGGGAATTGTTTATAGTACGCCCGGCACGAAGAATCTTGTTGATCTTGTAGGTCCATCAAAAACGAAGGATATATTATATACCGGACGTCTTTTGGAAGCAAAAGAGGCTTTGGAGATTGGATTGATTGACCGCATTTATCCTAAAAAGACTATTCGAACGGAAGTTTTAAAATATGCAAATGTAATTTGTAATAATGCAAGAATATCCATAGAAGGATCCAAACAAGTTGTACGTAATGTACTTCGTGGTGCGGACGAGGACTCGCAAGATATTATGGATTTAATGAACCAATCTTTTGTATCCAACGAGTATAAGGAAGGAGTCACTGCTTTTTTGGAGAAACGTAAACCATCTTTCAAATAA
- a CDS encoding TRAP transporter small permease subunit, producing the protein MDPNNQKNPLIIRIINGVSEVSGYISAFSILISAIIITITVLLRYLFDYTTVWQMELTIYFLMFATFVGGAYGLKHDAHVGVDVITEKLPVKMKSMLRIITSLGALLVTVILVIQGWSMWYEALELGWRSSSAWGPPLSVSYFILPLGMTFISLQFLVIIYEEIVVLFKKEKS; encoded by the coding sequence ATGGATCCAAATAACCAGAAAAACCCACTAATCATAAGGATTATTAATGGGGTGAGTGAAGTAAGTGGGTATATTAGTGCATTCTCCATTTTAATTTCAGCGATCATTATTACGATAACGGTATTATTGAGATACCTTTTCGATTATACAACAGTATGGCAGATGGAGCTTACGATTTACTTTCTAATGTTTGCAACCTTTGTAGGGGGAGCGTATGGATTAAAGCATGATGCCCATGTAGGGGTAGATGTGATTACTGAAAAGCTTCCGGTTAAGATGAAAAGTATGTTACGGATTATTACTTCATTAGGTGCCTTATTGGTTACGGTTATTCTAGTAATACAAGGATGGAGTATGTGGTACGAAGCACTTGAATTAGGTTGGAGGTCAAGTTCCGCTTGGGGGCCGCCGTTGTCCGTTTCTTATTTTATACTTCCATTGGGGATGACATTTATCAGTTTACAATTTTTAGTAATCATTTATGAAGAAATCGTAGTACTGTTTAAAAAGGAAAAATCTTAA
- a CDS encoding TRAP transporter large permease, with amino-acid sequence MGSLTLGVIIAIASLAIILAGMPIAFALGFVTLVSMILFVGPTQYEMFAEYTYDALHDFALLAIPLFIFMGAIFARSKASTSLFDAAYKWLGKLPGGLAISSVIASAIFSAISGSSPATAAAIGKAAIPEMKKRNYSNTIATGAVVAGGTLGILVPPSVVLILYGIAVEVSIGKLFIAGIIPGLLLTTLFSVWIYIATKLENRGIQVSSAEGAEYVKNFSWTERFRSLFQIIPFILLLVAILGALYAGIATPSEGAAIGAILALLMVIVIYRSMNWKKLIDILLTSTRESTMVLMIVVFSALLGTLMSFLSIPQDLANLIIGLDISKWIVLVFINLFLLMLGLFIPPAAIILMTAPILLPIITGLGFDPIWFGIVMTINMEAGLITPPVGLNLFVVKGIVPDIPTGDIIKGSLPYVFLLLIAIALFTIFPGVVTWLPDLLM; translated from the coding sequence ATGGGTTCATTAACTTTAGGTGTGATCATTGCGATAGCTAGTTTAGCGATCATTTTAGCAGGTATGCCTATTGCCTTTGCATTAGGATTTGTAACTTTAGTATCAATGATATTATTTGTAGGTCCAACTCAATATGAAATGTTTGCAGAATACACATACGACGCTTTGCATGATTTTGCTTTATTAGCTATTCCATTGTTTATTTTTATGGGGGCCATATTTGCACGATCAAAAGCCAGTACTTCATTATTTGATGCTGCTTATAAATGGCTCGGTAAGTTACCTGGAGGTTTAGCTATCAGCAGTGTCATTGCATCTGCCATATTTTCAGCTATTTCAGGTTCAAGTCCTGCTACTGCCGCAGCGATTGGCAAAGCTGCTATACCGGAAATGAAGAAACGAAACTATTCGAATACAATTGCTACCGGTGCAGTTGTAGCGGGAGGTACATTAGGAATTCTCGTTCCTCCAAGTGTCGTATTAATTCTATATGGTATAGCAGTGGAAGTATCCATTGGGAAACTCTTTATTGCAGGTATCATTCCTGGATTGTTATTGACAACATTATTTAGTGTTTGGATATATATTGCAACAAAATTAGAAAATAGAGGCATTCAAGTTAGTTCAGCCGAGGGCGCTGAATATGTAAAGAATTTCTCTTGGACAGAGCGTTTTCGGTCATTATTCCAAATTATCCCTTTTATATTGTTATTAGTAGCTATTTTAGGAGCCCTTTATGCTGGTATTGCAACGCCAAGTGAGGGGGCTGCCATAGGTGCCATTTTAGCTTTACTGATGGTTATTGTTATTTATAGGTCTATGAATTGGAAAAAATTAATAGATATCCTTTTGACCTCTACAAGAGAAAGTACCATGGTATTAATGATTGTTGTTTTTTCGGCTTTGCTTGGTACATTGATGAGTTTTCTGTCTATTCCGCAGGACTTAGCTAATTTAATTATAGGTTTAGATATTTCCAAATGGATCGTTCTGGTTTTTATTAATTTATTTTTGTTGATGTTAGGATTATTCATTCCCCCGGCTGCGATCATCTTAATGACCGCGCCAATTCTATTACCTATTATAACAGGTTTGGGGTTTGATCCAATTTGGTTTGGAATTGTCATGACAATAAATATGGAAGCAGGTTTAATAACGCCGCCGGTCGGTTTGAATTTATTTGTTGTTAAAGGAATTGTGCCAGATATACCTACCGGTGATATTATTAAAGGTTCGTTACCTTATGTATTTTTACTCTTAATCGCTATTGCTTTATTTACCATATTCCCGGGAGTTGTTACTTGGCTACCAGATTTATTGATGTAA
- the dctP gene encoding TRAP transporter substrate-binding protein DctP, with protein sequence MKIINKFIGTFVILFSFAFLSGCIETNVDTSANDDSARHPDAEVSLNLAHQWASPTDGDGDYRSLLAERFAEEVFEKTNGEVDIQVYPANSLVSPTDQFSSLQSGSIDMAIYPPFYDLGKVNEFSIGLMPGLIQTYDQAWEWDNAEIGKAYDHLLEKNGLKKLVSAWGIMGIGTKGDNSVIHPENVNGLVMRGAGREPEEFMEELGAGITSMDSSELYSALQTNVINGTLTSFDSFLSYSLYEVLDHFNYTGENGFLYASNPLVISVDTWENKLNEEQQKALEEVSQDLQGWVRESAEEANQEVVDIFNDNGVEVHVMSEEEAELWFDASQKIVDEFANSSEEAAQLVELAREIHE encoded by the coding sequence ATGAAAATAATAAATAAATTTATTGGAACATTTGTTATATTGTTTAGCTTCGCTTTTCTTAGTGGATGTATTGAAACGAATGTAGATACGAGTGCGAATGATGATTCAGCTCGTCATCCGGATGCGGAAGTTAGTTTGAATTTAGCACATCAATGGGCCTCGCCAACAGATGGAGACGGGGACTATCGCTCATTATTAGCTGAAAGATTTGCAGAGGAAGTTTTTGAAAAGACAAATGGGGAAGTTGATATTCAGGTTTACCCTGCTAATTCATTGGTATCTCCAACGGATCAATTCAGTAGTTTGCAAAGTGGCTCTATCGATATGGCTATTTATCCTCCTTTCTATGACCTTGGGAAAGTAAATGAATTTAGCATTGGCCTCATGCCAGGTCTTATACAAACGTATGACCAAGCATGGGAATGGGATAACGCAGAAATTGGTAAGGCGTACGACCATTTATTAGAGAAGAATGGCTTAAAAAAGTTAGTCTCAGCTTGGGGGATTATGGGGATTGGTACCAAGGGAGATAATTCTGTTATTCATCCAGAGAATGTCAATGGATTAGTAATGAGAGGTGCCGGTAGAGAACCTGAAGAATTCATGGAAGAGCTTGGAGCAGGAATTACAAGCATGGATTCATCAGAACTTTATAGTGCTTTACAAACGAATGTCATTAATGGAACGTTAACTTCTTTTGACTCTTTCTTGTCCTATAGTTTATATGAAGTGTTAGATCATTTTAATTACACAGGTGAAAACGGATTTTTATATGCTTCTAACCCATTAGTCATTAGTGTGGATACATGGGAGAATAAATTAAATGAAGAGCAGCAAAAGGCATTGGAAGAGGTATCACAAGATTTACAAGGTTGGGTGAGAGAGTCGGCGGAAGAGGCAAATCAAGAGGTTGTTGATATATTTAATGATAATGGTGTGGAAGTTCATGTGATGAGTGAAGAAGAAGCAGAATTATGGTTTGATGCGTCCCAGAAAATTGTAGATGAATTCGCTAATTCATCAGAGGAGGCAGCACAGTTAGTAGAGTTGGCAAGGGAGATTCATGAATAA
- a CDS encoding CaiB/BaiF CoA transferase family protein, which translates to MLNLKLLEGLRVLDFSQIMAGPFCTMTLADMGAEVVKVEKINGGDDSRQYGPHIDGESVSFFQLNRNKKSMALDLKSEEGKKIVYEMITAFDIVIENFRPGVTEKLGIDYNTLINYNPALIYCSISGFGQTGPNAKKGGFDLVAQGMSGMMSMTGEPGGRPMKSGIAVYDIGAGLTAAYSILAAYIHKMKTGEGQHVDVSLIECGLPWFAWEAAAYFADGKIPEPTGWRHRVSAPYQAFKTKDKYIMIGGANRRTWESLCKDVLNKPELMEDDRFIDNTKRVENVTELEATIESILMEKTSTYWVKKCEQHGVPAGPINDFAEALNDEHILAREMVQEIEHPIMGSMRTIMSPTKFSRTPISLDTASPLIGEHTNEVLKSFGIDKQEIDTLREKGVVK; encoded by the coding sequence GTGTTGAATTTGAAACTATTGGAAGGATTGCGTGTTTTGGATTTCTCGCAAATTATGGCAGGTCCCTTTTGTACAATGACGTTAGCCGATATGGGGGCTGAAGTAGTAAAAGTTGAAAAAATAAATGGAGGCGATGATTCTAGACAGTATGGTCCACATATTGATGGAGAATCGGTCAGTTTCTTCCAATTGAACCGAAATAAAAAAAGTATGGCGCTTGATTTGAAATCGGAAGAAGGCAAAAAGATTGTTTATGAAATGATTACAGCGTTTGATATCGTTATAGAAAATTTCCGTCCGGGTGTAACCGAAAAATTAGGAATTGATTATAATACATTGATAAATTATAATCCTGCTTTAATATATTGTTCCATTTCAGGATTTGGACAAACGGGACCAAATGCAAAAAAAGGAGGATTCGATCTTGTAGCGCAAGGAATGAGTGGCATGATGAGCATGACGGGTGAACCTGGTGGACGCCCCATGAAATCAGGAATAGCTGTTTACGATATTGGAGCTGGGTTAACCGCTGCTTACTCCATTTTAGCCGCATACATCCATAAAATGAAGACAGGTGAAGGGCAGCATGTTGATGTCTCTCTTATAGAATGTGGGTTACCATGGTTTGCCTGGGAGGCAGCTGCTTATTTTGCCGATGGAAAAATTCCAGAACCAACAGGATGGCGTCATCGCGTATCCGCTCCATACCAAGCTTTTAAAACAAAGGATAAATACATCATGATCGGCGGTGCCAATCGTCGCACATGGGAGAGTCTGTGTAAAGATGTGCTAAATAAGCCGGAATTGATGGAAGATGATCGATTTATCGATAACACAAAACGAGTAGAGAACGTAACTGAACTGGAGGCGACTATTGAATCGATATTGATGGAAAAGACTAGTACGTACTGGGTGAAAAAATGTGAGCAACACGGAGTGCCTGCAGGACCGATTAATGATTTTGCAGAGGCACTGAATGATGAACATATTCTTGCCCGGGAAATGGTGCAAGAAATTGAACACCCAATTATGGGCTCCATGCGAACAATCATGTCTCCAACAAAGTTCTCACGCACCCCAATCTCGTTAGATACTGCATCGCCATTAATTGGTGAACATACAAATGAGGTTCTGAAAAGTTTTGGAATAGATAAGCAAGAGATAGATACCTTACGTGAAAAAGGTGTCGTAAAATGA
- a CDS encoding aminoglycoside phosphotransferase family protein, with the protein MREIPPLVISRATAAGEAGIEWLAKLDNIISEMEKQWEIAIGQSLFGGSTAFVANASDKQGKRYVLKLEMPDSLGQVDFSMTIKALELVGGNGYVTLFAYDNEKKAALLERLGKPLKETSISISEQITIICSTLQKTWSIPIPYHHAELHNGKEVLSWFSGFIETTWKSVGQPCSKKTIEQAYRFLQSRQANENPENHVLIHGDAHNANILQDLSSDNQFKLIDPDGTFYEKAYDLGVLMREWREEYQHHPLTTGIKRCEKLSLLTGVDQQAIWEWGFLQCVSTGLLLMSFDHKSGRDLLNVAEAWTNRR; encoded by the coding sequence ATGAGAGAAATTCCACCACTTGTTATAAGTAGAGCCACTGCCGCGGGTGAAGCGGGAATAGAATGGTTGGCGAAACTGGATAACATTATTTCCGAAATGGAAAAGCAGTGGGAGATTGCGATTGGGCAATCCTTATTTGGCGGTTCTACTGCTTTTGTAGCAAACGCAAGCGACAAACAAGGAAAAAGGTATGTGCTGAAACTAGAGATGCCTGATAGCCTCGGGCAAGTTGATTTCTCCATGACAATAAAGGCTTTAGAATTGGTGGGCGGTAATGGGTATGTAACATTATTCGCTTATGATAATGAGAAAAAAGCCGCTCTGTTAGAACGTCTTGGTAAACCTTTAAAAGAGACTAGTATCTCTATTTCCGAGCAGATAACCATCATTTGTTCGACTTTACAAAAAACATGGTCTATTCCTATTCCCTACCATCATGCCGAATTACACAATGGCAAAGAGGTTCTTTCATGGTTTTCTGGATTTATCGAAACTACCTGGAAATCGGTAGGTCAACCATGTTCTAAAAAAACAATTGAACAGGCCTATCGTTTTCTCCAATCACGGCAAGCAAACGAGAATCCGGAAAATCATGTGCTGATTCATGGGGATGCCCATAACGCAAATATTTTGCAAGATTTATCCAGCGATAATCAGTTCAAACTGATTGATCCAGATGGTACTTTTTATGAAAAAGCTTATGATTTAGGGGTGCTAATGCGTGAGTGGCGTGAAGAATATCAACACCACCCCCTGACAACTGGCATAAAGCGATGTGAAAAATTAAGTCTCTTAACAGGAGTAGACCAGCAAGCTATTTGGGAATGGGGATTCCTGCAATGCGTGTCCACTGGTCTATTATTGATGTCATTCGATCATAAGTCAGGCAGGGACTTGTTGAACGTTGCAGAGGCTTGGACGAATAGAAGGTAA
- a CDS encoding nucleoside hydrolase, with product MEKILLDTDIGGDIDDAISLAYLLMEPQCDLMGITTVCGESEKRAAIADAICKTVDREIPIIAGFDTTLQPVPVYPTPDGASALANWPHDNYTKSDAPAFLYQMLKDHPHEIILIGIGNMTNIATLFRDYPNAPGLLKGLYVMNGYFANEPLPEPWYNWNAWADPLASKMVFASNVKVHKAIPLEVTEMLTIDAERASALFQTNTRLTQAVLDFGNAWLESSHSLTLHDPCVAVSIFHPEICQFEKGLVTVETREKPLMGATTFTPNQNGHVDIARTVDKEAFYRILFSTLRNAI from the coding sequence GTGGAAAAGATACTACTTGATACGGATATTGGCGGCGATATTGATGATGCAATAAGCTTGGCATATTTATTAATGGAACCACAATGTGATTTAATGGGAATTACAACGGTGTGCGGAGAATCAGAAAAACGAGCAGCGATTGCTGATGCGATCTGTAAAACCGTGGATCGGGAAATTCCTATTATTGCAGGTTTCGATACAACGCTCCAACCTGTGCCGGTATATCCAACGCCAGACGGAGCTTCGGCATTAGCAAATTGGCCGCATGACAACTATACCAAATCAGACGCTCCGGCGTTCCTGTATCAGATGCTGAAAGACCACCCGCACGAAATCATACTCATCGGTATTGGCAATATGACCAATATTGCTACACTATTTCGCGACTATCCAAACGCGCCAGGACTACTAAAGGGCCTTTATGTGATGAATGGCTATTTTGCCAATGAACCACTGCCTGAGCCTTGGTACAATTGGAACGCTTGGGCAGATCCACTGGCTTCCAAAATGGTATTTGCCTCCAACGTGAAGGTTCATAAAGCGATCCCTCTTGAGGTTACAGAGATGCTTACGATTGATGCAGAGCGAGCCAGTGCATTGTTTCAAACAAACACACGCTTAACCCAAGCCGTTCTCGACTTTGGCAATGCTTGGTTAGAAAGCTCCCATTCATTAACCTTACATGACCCTTGCGTGGCCGTTTCCATTTTCCACCCGGAGATATGTCAATTTGAAAAGGGACTTGTAACAGTTGAAACAAGGGAAAAACCATTAATGGGTGCCACAACTTTTACACCAAACCAAAATGGACATGTAGACATCGCAAGAACAGTGGATAAAGAAGCTTTCTACCGCATATTGTTCTCTACATTGAGGAACGCGATATGA
- a CDS encoding ATP-binding cassette domain-containing protein, with protein sequence MIDVDHLKKNYKSFQAVKNSNFHVEQGEIFGFLGPNGAGKSTTINILSTMLPPTSGTVTINGYDVVREQNRVRESIGIIFQQNTLDEKLTAKENLMLHCKFYGVPRAKRKSRIDEVLAIVDLQESIHTLVEKFSGGMQRRLEIARGLLHYPKVLFLDEPTVGLDPQTRAHVWEYILKLKEKENITMFLTTHYLDEAEISDRIAIMDHGEIIAIDTPKRLKQQLGGDIIEITTSNNEAAMKEIRETFDVVDLSLKGDVIYCKVENSDAFVSEFIKTLQTPLTGLDIRKPTLNDVFLSFTGREIRD encoded by the coding sequence TTGATTGACGTTGACCATTTAAAGAAAAACTATAAATCCTTTCAGGCTGTCAAGAATAGCAATTTTCATGTGGAGCAAGGAGAAATTTTTGGCTTTCTTGGTCCAAATGGGGCAGGGAAAAGTACGACGATCAATATTTTGTCCACTATGCTCCCGCCAACAAGTGGGACGGTGACGATTAATGGATATGATGTCGTCCGAGAGCAGAACCGGGTACGGGAAAGTATCGGAATTATTTTTCAACAAAATACGTTGGATGAGAAGTTGACGGCTAAGGAAAATCTGATGTTACATTGCAAGTTCTATGGTGTCCCTCGCGCCAAGCGTAAATCCCGTATAGATGAGGTGCTGGCCATTGTGGATCTTCAGGAAAGCATCCATACATTAGTAGAGAAATTTTCCGGTGGTATGCAGCGACGGTTGGAAATCGCCCGCGGGCTGCTTCACTATCCGAAAGTGCTGTTTCTTGATGAACCGACAGTTGGGCTTGATCCGCAGACACGCGCTCATGTTTGGGAGTATATCTTGAAGCTGAAGGAAAAAGAAAATATCACCATGTTCTTAACAACGCATTATTTAGATGAAGCAGAAATCAGTGATCGCATTGCCATCATGGATCATGGAGAGATCATTGCGATTGATACGCCAAAACGATTAAAACAGCAACTTGGCGGTGATATAATTGAAATCACCACGAGTAACAATGAGGCAGCCATGAAAGAAATTAGGGAAACCTTTGATGTGGTGGATCTGTCGCTGAAGGGTGACGTGATTTACTGTAAGGTGGAAAATAGTGATGCGTTTGTTTCCGAGTTCATTAAAACACTGCAAACACCACTTACGGGATTAGATATTCGTAAACCTACTTTGAATGATGTGTTTCTGTCATTTACAGGCCGCGAGATCAGAGATTAA